The sequence AGATCGGCTTCATCGGCTCTCCGGCTCTCTCTGTTCCTACACGCCACACGCCACACGCTGCGAGCCGCCTTTATGCATAACGCCCTCACCATCGCCCTCAAAGACTGGCGACTGGCCGGGCGCACCCGCGACACGCTGCTCAGCACCGCGTTTTTTGCCGGACTGCTGCTGCTGGTGCTGGGCATCGGCCTGGGGTCGGGCCTGGGCGCAGAGGCGGTGCAGCTTCGGCCTGCCGCTGCCGGGGCGGTGTGGAGTGCGCTGGCACTGGCGGCGGCGGTGGCGGCTGGGCGGGCATTCGCCAGCGAGCAGGAAGCGGGCGCACTCGAAGCCCTGACGCTGTATCCGGGGGCGCACGGCGGGCTGTATCTGGGCAAGCTGCTGGGCACGCTCGTTCAGATGCTGTTGCTGTCGGTGTTGGTGGTGCCGCTGGGTCTGCTGTTTTTCGGGGCGCTGGGCGCGGGTGTGGCGGTGCCGTGGCTGCCGCTGGTACTCACGGTGCTGCTGGGCGTGCTGGGCCTCAGTGCCTCCAGCACCTTCTACGCCGCCATTACCGTGAATCTGCGGGCGCGTGAGGCGCTGCTTCCGGCGCTGGCCTTCCCGGTGCTCATTCCGGTGGTGCTCGCCAGCGTGCAGGCCACCCGGCTGCTGCTGCTGGGCGGCTGGAGCGCCGAGGTCGGAACGTGGCTGGGTTTCCTCGCTCTCTTCGACCTGTCGGTCATCGTGATCTCGACGCTGCTGTTTCCGTTCGTGCTGGAGAACTGAGCGAGCGTTCCAACTGGGACTCTCATCCTTGTTGCACTTCCATCTGCGCGGCATCATACATGCATCGCGGCGTGATATTCCGACTCCTCCAAAAGGTGCCTCAAGGTCTGTCTCACGTCGCCGGGAGACAATGGCGATGATGCAAGCTCAAGCGAAATTGAACGTTCCGGCGGCCCGTGACCGCCTGACTCCGGCTCTGGGCATCCTGACTCTGGTGCTGATGCTGGCAGGGCTGTACATCGGCCTGTCGTCTCCACCCGACGTGAACCAGGGCACGCTGGTGCGCCTGCTGTTTATTCACGTGCCTGCCGCGTGGCTGAGTTATCTGGCCTACGGCGGCACTGGCCTGTTCGGCCTGCTTTACCTGATTACCCGTCAGCGCCGCTTCGACCGCCTGTCGCTGAGCAGCGCCGAGATGGGCCTGATGTTCACGGTCGCCACCATCATCGTGGGCATGCTGTGGGCCAAGCCGACCTGGGGCGCGTACTGGGTCTGGGAACCGCGCCTGACCACCACCGCCCTCTCGCTGGTGATTTACGGCGGCTACCTGCTGGTGCGCTCACTGATCGAGGAACCCGAGCGCCGCGCCCGTGTCGCTGCCGTCATCGGCGTGGTGGGCACGCTGTATGTGCCGGTCAATTACATGGCGGTGGAGTGGTGGCGCGGCATCCACCAGACCCAGACGCTCAAGCTGCTGGGCAACATCGGTTTTGCGGCGTCGCCCGCCTACGGCATCGCCCTCACGGTCATGACGCTCGCCTTCACGGTGCTGTACTTCTACCTGCTGCGCGTTCGCGGCAAGATCGCACTGATGCAGGAACTCCGCGAGGAGCGCGAATTCGGCATGGATATTCCCACCGCACAGGGCAGCCAGCAGGAAGGGGTGCAGCGTGGATAAGTTCAGCGGGTACGTCGTCTGGGCCTACATCGTGACTTTCGTGGTGCTGTTCGCTTACCTCGGCTGGCTGTGGTGGCGACTGCGTCAGGAACAGCAGGCGCTGAAGCGGGAGCAAGAGCAAGCATGAGCCTGAACACGTCGCAGCCTGCCACCCTGCTGCCTCAGCCCCGCCGCCGCCGCCGCAGCCCGCTGCCTGCCC is a genomic window of Deinococcus ruber containing:
- a CDS encoding heme exporter protein CcmB; translated protein: MHNALTIALKDWRLAGRTRDTLLSTAFFAGLLLLVLGIGLGSGLGAEAVQLRPAAAGAVWSALALAAAVAAGRAFASEQEAGALEALTLYPGAHGGLYLGKLLGTLVQMLLLSVLVVPLGLLFFGALGAGVAVPWLPLVLTVLLGVLGLSASSTFYAAITVNLRAREALLPALAFPVLIPVVLASVQATRLLLLGGWSAEVGTWLGFLALFDLSVIVISTLLFPFVLEN
- the ccsA gene encoding cytochrome c biogenesis protein CcsA; the protein is MMQAQAKLNVPAARDRLTPALGILTLVLMLAGLYIGLSSPPDVNQGTLVRLLFIHVPAAWLSYLAYGGTGLFGLLYLITRQRRFDRLSLSSAEMGLMFTVATIIVGMLWAKPTWGAYWVWEPRLTTTALSLVIYGGYLLVRSLIEEPERRARVAAVIGVVGTLYVPVNYMAVEWWRGIHQTQTLKLLGNIGFAASPAYGIALTVMTLAFTVLYFYLLRVRGKIALMQELREEREFGMDIPTAQGSQQEGVQRG
- the ccmD gene encoding heme exporter protein CcmD; this translates as MDKFSGYVVWAYIVTFVVLFAYLGWLWWRLRQEQQALKREQEQA